One bacterium genomic window, CCTTGTATTTGACTCTCAACATCCCGGTGCAGTGCCATTCTGCGCATCAATGATTGCACACGCAACATATCCACGAGATAGACGCCCATCATGGTCACGAGAGCTGATGTGGCTGACATCCGGTGTTGAAAGAATAGATCGCCCGCAACGGAAAAGAGCCCAAGGCATAGAACGATGTATTGTGCTCGTCGAACCGAAGATGGATCGCCCTGAATCCCATGGGTTCTGAATATATTCCTTCACGTTGCCCCAGAGGTGTCGGATTCCTTCCGGCGTGATGTCCCGAGTTGGCCCGTCTACTGACACAGGCTCCATCCGGTGTCGATCACTGGAGGGAGAGACGCAGGGAATCGCCATATCTAACTTCTCTCCCCATGGATAGTCCCGACTTCTGCCGTAGGCCGCAACCAGCCATTCTGCTTTTGTGGGAAGGCGGAAGAGACCGATCTGGCTGTGTTGTTTCGTCAACCATGCGCAGAAGTTCGTCGCGTCCGCGTAGGTGACAAGTGCGACGGGGTATCGTTCCTTGCTCTTGGGCGGCGTGGTCTCGTCCCACGTCAGGGAAAGGATGTCTGCATCCCAGGCGGGGCTTGCGGTACTCCATTGTCCACTTGAGCGAAGATCCCGCGCCTGACGAACGGTTAGCGAGTCATTCTTCCTCTGCTTTGTGTCGCGCAGGTATTGCGCGTACATTTCATTCGTCACCTCGGTTTCCAGAAGAAAAAACGCCGGCATGTTGGTGCCGTATTGCGCGGGATCGATCCGGCGAAATGTCATGTCCGCGACAGGCAGACGGAGGACGCCCTCGCCGTGAAGCAGGGCAGAGATGGACTCCGCCGTGGAGCATCCCGCAGCGAGGAGGAGAGTCAGAATCGCCATTGTCTTCGTTTTATCTCTCCCCCAACGGTGCCCTTGAGCCGCGCCGCGTGAGCGGCGTCGCGCTCGGAGGGCTGGTTGGGTTCAGATTTCGTCTTCATTAAGATCGGCAATCTTCATGAGAGCATGCAGAAGTCCGATTTTGAGCGGTTGTGATCCATGTATGGGGATCACGATGCGCTCTCGTCGTCCATCCTTCAGGAAGATGTGGTGGCTTCCCTTGACACGAGAGAGCTGCCACCCACGCCGCTGGATGGCCTTTGCAAGCTCCTTGCCCGTGATCTGCTTCACACGGCAAACTCCAGAACTCGATCTTCGGGGCGGGGTCTGGTCACCTCTTGCCCCGCCTCCAACCAGAGTTCAACGGCCTCCTTCAGGTTTCTTTTGATCTCAGCCAACGTCTCGCCCTGCGTTACGCACCCAGGCAAGGCAGGCACCTCAGCCCAGAAACCGCCTTCTTCTGCGTTGTGGATAATTGCTTGGATTTTCATGTCAATACCTTACCAGATGTTAAATTATCACTCAATCATTCATCTGATTACTCCAACGGTCGCCTTCACTTTCGGCGCGTCAGCGACGTAAAGTGCGAGGCGTGGTTGGAGTCGTTTTCCCGTATGTTTCAGCATACGAATCGAGAAGTCGGCGGATCATGGTTTGGTAAGGAGTGCCGTATTGGCTTGCGGCTTCCTTAAAGAAGGCGATGCTGCGCCGACTCAAGCCAATGGTCACTTTCTTACTATCCTCTTTGAAGGCAAGCTGATCTGGAGACGGCAGAAAATCTGTAATGATTTTGACTGGCCCAATGGGTTCAGCGCTGTATTTTGTTTTCGCTCTCATAAATTGCTTTTCCTTTCCGCCAGTAACCTGCGCCAATGATCCGGATCATGTCATTCCGATAAGTGAATCTAACTGTCATTACCCCTTCATCAACCTGACCGAAGCAGTAGAATCGCGACTCTGACTGACTGTGCGCCAAATCCTGGGCTATCACACGCTTCGGGTCGGCAAAGGCAAACTGTGCCCTTGAAAACGAAACCCCATGCTTTCTGAGGTTCTCCCTGTCCTTGGTATCATCCCATTCGAATCGAACCTTTGACATGACTATATCCTACAGATAACCGCCTATATCGGCAATATGAATATACATATTCATATATTGCTCCAACGTCACAATCTGGCTGAGGAGTGGAGCGACGATAGCCAGAATTGTGTTGTTGGCATGGTCTATTATCCATGAGCCAGTTTGGCTGATGCCAGACGATTCAGGCTGACACCGGCCTCTGCGGCCTCTAAAGCGAGTTCGCGATGCACATTGGGCGGGACTCGCACCATGAACTTACCACTGAATGATCGGTTTGCCAGCGGCTCAGGAATGGGTTCCCTCTGTTTATTCATATCCTCTATGACATCCGCCACAACGGAGCGAACGCCCCGAAGCGCAGCTTCGGGTGCTGCTGCCAGCCAGCTCAAACCCGGAAATTCCGCGCAAAGGCCAACATACTCATTGTCTTCTTCCGACCATGTGACGCGGTAGGTATAGTGATCATGCGGAATGGTTTTCATATTCCCACCTCTCAATTGCCTTCAATACTTGCCTGACCTGGTAAGCTTTAGCTTTCCCTTTGTCATCCTGAATGTTTACCCGTGGATCCCCCAGCCATGGTGTCCTGTAGATCCGATGGCTGGTTCCTTTTTGCCTTGGTTGCCCGAAAAAGTGCTCGCACGCACGGCACAAATCCGCAAACCGCACCCCTTTAGGGTTGCTTCGCATCTCTGTAACAATGTCTTCAACCGTGGCCATGAAAGGATAGTATCATTAATGATATCATTATCAATTAAATTTCTACTGCCAACGTTCACATTATGCCGCCGGAGCGTTTAGCGACGGTAGGCACGAGTGGGTTGTTGGGGTTGTCCTCGTTTTGATCATCCTGAGTTCCCCCAATGTGGGAGGCGCGCTCCGCGCGGCGATTCTTGTCCCGTTCAGATCCTCCCGGGACCTGT contains:
- a CDS encoding SUMF1/EgtB/PvdO family nonheme iron enzyme — its product is MAILTLLLAAGCSTAESISALLHGEGVLRLPVADMTFRRIDPAQYGTNMPAFFLLETEVTNEMYAQYLRDTKQRKNDSLTVRQARDLRSSGQWSTASPAWDADILSLTWDETTPPKSKERYPVALVTYADATNFCAWLTKQHSQIGLFRLPTKAEWLVAAYGRSRDYPWGEKLDMAIPCVSPSSDRHRMEPVSVDGPTRDITPEGIRHLWGNVKEYIQNPWDSGRSIFGSTSTIHRSMPWALFRCGRSILSTPDVSHISSRDHDGRLSRGYVACAIIDAQNGTAPGC
- a CDS encoding type II toxin-antitoxin system HicA family toxin, translating into MKQITGKELAKAIQRRGWQLSRVKGSHHIFLKDGRRERIVIPIHGSQPLKIGLLHALMKIADLNEDEI
- a CDS encoding type II toxin-antitoxin system HicB family antitoxin, yielding MKIQAIIHNAEEGGFWAEVPALPGCVTQGETLAEIKRNLKEAVELWLEAGQEVTRPRPEDRVLEFAV
- a CDS encoding CopG family transcriptional regulator, with the translated sequence MRAKTKYSAEPIGPVKIITDFLPSPDQLAFKEDSKKVTIGLSRRSIAFFKEAASQYGTPYQTMIRRLLDSYAETYGKTTPTTPRTLRR
- a CDS encoding BrnT family toxin, with the protein product MSKVRFEWDDTKDRENLRKHGVSFSRAQFAFADPKRVIAQDLAHSQSESRFYCFGQVDEGVMTVRFTYRNDMIRIIGAGYWRKGKAIYESENKIQR
- a CDS encoding toxin-antitoxin system HicB family antitoxin; this translates as MKTIPHDHYTYRVTWSEEDNEYVGLCAEFPGLSWLAAAPEAALRGVRSVVADVIEDMNKQREPIPEPLANRSFSGKFMVRVPPNVHRELALEAAEAGVSLNRLASAKLAHG